Proteins encoded by one window of Nitrincola iocasae:
- a CDS encoding TRAP transporter permease: MTNDTHQPAKPAVDLDEMVAASDTGARAPVGFQGKLLVSIAAAWSLFQLWIASPLPFVFGFGVFNSTEARSIHLTFALTLAFMAYPALKRSPRDRIPLFDWAIGLVAAFCALYIYIFYAQLAERPGAPITQDVIIGVIGLVLLLEATRRALGPPLVIVAMVFLVYSLLGPYMPSIVAHGGVSVDGLVNHQWVSAQGVFGIALGVSTSFVFLFVLFGALLDKAGAGNYFIKVAFSLLGHYRGGPAKAAVVASGMTGLISGSSIANTVTTGTFTIPMMKRVGFSSEKAGAVEVSSSVNGQIMPPVMGAAAFLMVEYVGISYVEVIKHAFLPALISYIALLYIVHLEALKANMQGLPSANPVRPLLNKVISFMTGLILVMALSFGVYYGLGWLKPLLGDATPWVVSVALAIAYVGLLKLGARYPELELDDPNSEVIHLPQTRPTVMVGLHYILPVVVLVWCLMVERLSPGLSAFWATVFMIFIMLTQRPLIALFRQRSQPLDDVKEGAQDLWNGLVAGARNMIGIGIATAAAGIVVGAVSQTGVGNLLADVVETLAMGNLMLILLLTAVLSLILGMGLPTTANYIVVAALMAPVVVTLGQQNGLLVPLIAVHLFVFYFGIMADVTPPVGLASFAAAAVSGGDPIRTGFQAFYYSMRTAALPFLFIFNTDLLLIDVTVIQGILIFIVSTIAMLIFAAATQGYMLTRSRWYETLLLLLVAFTLFRPGYWMDKIHDPYQTVAPAEFAEALMRADQGSHLRVQISGEDAVGDPLVTYRLVPVPGGQTAVERMQNLGLELYMDADRAFVDMVEFGSLAADIGFDFDQEIVEVSAPVDRWAKEWVWVPGFMLFGLVYWLQRRRHARKGHAVQTVTEA, encoded by the coding sequence ATGACTAACGATACGCATCAGCCAGCAAAGCCAGCAGTTGATCTTGATGAAATGGTAGCCGCTTCTGATACAGGGGCGCGAGCGCCGGTCGGGTTTCAGGGGAAATTGCTGGTTAGTATTGCTGCGGCTTGGTCGTTGTTTCAGTTGTGGATTGCATCACCATTGCCATTTGTTTTTGGCTTTGGTGTTTTTAACTCAACTGAAGCACGATCAATTCATCTGACTTTCGCTTTAACGCTGGCTTTTATGGCATATCCGGCCCTCAAGCGTTCTCCTCGTGATCGCATTCCTCTGTTTGACTGGGCTATCGGGCTAGTCGCAGCTTTTTGTGCACTGTATATATACATTTTCTATGCACAGTTAGCTGAGCGCCCAGGAGCACCGATTACTCAGGATGTTATTATCGGTGTAATAGGTTTGGTGTTATTGTTGGAAGCGACACGCCGTGCGCTTGGGCCGCCGCTGGTGATTGTTGCTATGGTATTTCTTGTCTATAGCCTGCTGGGGCCCTATATGCCAAGTATTGTGGCCCATGGCGGTGTCAGTGTAGATGGTTTGGTTAACCATCAGTGGGTGTCAGCTCAGGGGGTGTTTGGTATCGCACTAGGCGTATCAACCAGCTTTGTGTTTCTCTTTGTACTTTTTGGTGCCCTGCTAGATAAGGCAGGAGCAGGTAATTATTTTATAAAGGTCGCCTTCTCCTTACTTGGACATTATCGTGGTGGTCCGGCGAAAGCCGCTGTAGTGGCCTCAGGAATGACGGGCTTGATTTCAGGCTCGTCGATCGCCAACACAGTAACCACAGGTACTTTTACCATTCCGATGATGAAACGCGTAGGTTTCAGCTCAGAAAAGGCTGGTGCTGTTGAGGTTTCGTCATCGGTTAACGGTCAGATTATGCCGCCGGTTATGGGGGCTGCGGCCTTTCTGATGGTTGAATATGTTGGTATATCCTATGTGGAAGTGATTAAGCATGCATTCCTCCCGGCTTTAATTTCGTACATTGCACTGTTGTATATCGTTCACCTTGAAGCCCTTAAGGCAAATATGCAGGGATTGCCATCGGCTAACCCGGTCAGGCCCTTACTCAATAAGGTGATCAGCTTTATGACTGGCCTTATTCTGGTTATGGCGCTGTCTTTTGGCGTTTACTATGGATTGGGTTGGCTTAAGCCACTCCTGGGTGATGCTACTCCTTGGGTGGTTTCCGTAGCCTTGGCTATTGCCTACGTGGGTTTGCTGAAATTAGGCGCGAGATATCCAGAGCTTGAGCTTGATGATCCAAATTCCGAAGTCATTCATCTGCCGCAAACTCGCCCAACGGTTATGGTTGGATTGCATTATATTCTGCCGGTTGTTGTGTTGGTCTGGTGTTTGATGGTTGAGCGTTTATCACCGGGTTTATCTGCTTTCTGGGCAACAGTGTTTATGATATTTATCATGCTGACACAGCGCCCTCTGATTGCGTTGTTTAGACAGCGTAGCCAGCCGCTGGATGATGTAAAAGAAGGCGCTCAGGATCTGTGGAATGGCTTGGTGGCTGGTGCCCGTAACATGATCGGCATAGGTATTGCCACAGCCGCGGCTGGTATCGTTGTAGGCGCTGTCTCGCAGACAGGGGTGGGAAATCTATTAGCTGATGTGGTTGAAACTCTGGCCATGGGCAATCTGATGTTGATTTTGCTGCTGACGGCTGTGCTGAGTTTGATATTGGGGATGGGGTTGCCAACAACAGCTAACTATATTGTTGTTGCGGCGCTGATGGCTCCGGTGGTGGTTACGCTAGGACAACAGAATGGCCTTTTGGTACCTTTGATTGCTGTGCATCTGTTCGTATTTTACTTTGGTATTATGGCGGATGTTACCCCACCGGTGGGGTTGGCGTCTTTTGCCGCCGCCGCCGTGTCAGGGGGCGATCCGATTCGAACCGGATTTCAAGCCTTCTACTACAGTATGCGAACGGCGGCGCTGCCCTTCTTGTTCATTTTTAATACCGATCTGTTGCTTATTGATGTCACTGTAATTCAGGGGATATTAATATTTATCGTGTCGACGATCGCGATGTTAATTTTTGCTGCAGCTACACAGGGCTATATGTTAACCCGCAGTCGTTGGTATGAAACCCTGCTGTTATTGTTGGTGGCATTTACACTGTTCCGTCCGGGTTATTGGATGGATAAGATACATGATCCCTATCAGACGGTGGCACCTGCAGAATTCGCAGAGGCTTTGATGCGAGCCGATCAAGGTAGCCATCTACGTGTTCAAATTTCCGGTGAGGATGCTGTAGGTGATCCACTGGTTACCTATAGACTGGTTCCGGTCCCCGGCGGTCAAACGGCTGTTGAGCGTATGCAAAACTTAGGCCTTGAATTGTATATGGATGCTGATCGTGCATTTGTTGATATGGTTGAATTTGGTAGTTTGGCTGCGGACATAGGCTTCGACTTTGATCAAGAAATAGTGGAAGTAAGTGCTCCTGTGGATCGTTGGGCTAAAGAGTGGGTATGGGTGCCTGGGTTTATGTTATTTGGCCTTGTTTATTGGCTGCAAAGACGCCGGCATGCCCGTAAGGGGCATGCTGTTCAAACTGTTACCGAGGCATAG
- a CDS encoding universal stress protein: protein MYNKILMPVVLSEPNSWKRALPVALNLCKTYDASLHVLTVMPDFSMPMVGSFFPKDFSSKAHTLLKDELKKFVKENIPEEIQVQRIVADGSPWETIVNIAKEIDADLIVMAAHNKRKFADYVLGPNSAHVVKHSNISVMVVR from the coding sequence ATGTACAACAAAATATTAATGCCTGTGGTGTTAAGTGAGCCTAACTCATGGAAGCGTGCCTTGCCTGTAGCACTAAATTTATGCAAGACCTATGATGCTTCTTTGCATGTCCTCACGGTGATGCCAGATTTTTCCATGCCAATGGTGGGTTCTTTCTTTCCTAAGGACTTTTCCAGCAAAGCACATACGCTGCTCAAGGATGAGTTGAAAAAGTTCGTGAAGGAAAATATTCCTGAGGAGATTCAGGTTCAGCGTATTGTGGCGGACGGGTCTCCTTGGGAGACGATTGTAAACATTGCAAAAGAGATCGATGCAGATTTGATTGTTATGGCTGCTCACAACAAACGTAAATTCGCTGATTATGTGCTGGGACCCAATTCAGCCCATGTGGTAAAACACAGTAATATATCAGTGATGGTGGTGCGCTGA
- a CDS encoding universal stress protein → MGLKILLPVDIQDRDAAVAGLIKVMKYLGEQEVCMHFMSILPGKPVPLLSSYASKEEVQSALSVLKDDLTLLVKQALPQLTGFTVQTAEGVVHKEILKYSRKLQPQLIMLPSHSHSKLENILIGSVTSKVVEQANCSVLVIR, encoded by the coding sequence ATGGGTCTGAAAATTCTGCTTCCCGTTGATATACAGGATCGAGATGCTGCGGTTGCCGGCTTAATAAAAGTGATGAAATACCTTGGAGAGCAAGAGGTATGTATGCACTTTATGTCAATATTGCCAGGAAAGCCGGTGCCGCTATTGTCTTCCTATGCCTCAAAAGAAGAGGTGCAAAGTGCTTTGTCCGTTCTCAAGGATGACTTAACTTTGCTTGTCAAACAGGCATTGCCGCAATTGACGGGCTTTACAGTCCAGACTGCGGAAGGTGTAGTGCATAAAGAGATATTGAAGTATTCCCGCAAACTGCAGCCGCAACTGATAATGCTACCTAGCCATAGCCACTCTAAACTAGAAAATATTCTTATAGGATCAGTGACGTCAAAGGTGGTTGAGCAAGCTAATTGCTCTGTACTAGTCATTCGGTAA